The genome window CAGCTCCCTTGCCGCCGCTCCGCCGCGATGGCGATCTGCGTGGCCCCGGCCTTCTGCGCAATGGCCAAGATCTTGACCGCGTCGCCGAAGAGCACCTCACGGTCCCCTTCGAGGACCACCGGTATGTCCGGACGCGCGCTCACCAAGCCGTGGATCACGCCCTCGAGATCCTCGTACGCGGTCAGGGTGCTGTTGATGTAGATGTCGTGGTTCGGCGTCACCGTGATGGTGACCTCGCGCGGCTGTGAGGAGGTGCTGTCCACCTCGGGCAAACTGATCTTGGCCCCGGATTCCACCATCGCCGCACTGGTCACCATGAAGATGATCAGCAAGACGAGGAAGATATCAGTCAGCGGCGTGATGTTGATGTCCGACATGATCGGCGAGCGCGCCCGCCGTTTCAGGCTACCGAGCGCCACTGGACTGCCTCCCAAGATGGATGGCGTCGAGGACGCGATTCGAGGCGATGGTGAGCGCGGCTTCAATGCGCTCAATGCGAGTCTGGAAGTAGTTGTAGAAGATGACGGCGAGGATGGCGACCACGAGCCCGAGGGCGGTGGCAATCAGGGCTTCGGAAATGCCAGCCGCGACGACCGAGAAGCCGCCGCTGCCCATGATGGCCATGTTGTGAAAGGCCTTGACGATACCGACGACGGTGCCGAACAGCCCGATGAAGGGGGCGCTGCTGCCAATGGTCCCCAACACCCACAGCGGACCCTTGAGCGCTTCGAGTTCTTCAAAGCGCTTATCTTCGGTCAGGCCAGAGAGGTATTCCATCGAGTCGGACTGATGGCGCGCCAGCACGTCAGCGAAGATGCGCCCGGCCGGGGATGTCGCTTGACCCTGGCTGGCCCGCAGCGCCGTATTGAAATCCCCACGTTCAAGGGGCGGGCAGATGGTGCTAGCGAGAGACAGACTGCCGGAAACCAGATTGCGCAGGGACCAGACGCGCTCCAGGACGATGCTCAGCGTGACCACCGAGAACAAGATCAACGGGTAGGTGGCGATCCAACCCGTCTGAATCATATCGAGTACGCTCAAGCCTTCCACGTGAGAAACCTCCTATTTCGATGAAGCGTGCGAGCCAATCCAGCGTTCCGCTTTGTCACTGCTGTCCTTGTGAGATGGGGATTGTGTTCGTGTATAAGCTACTAGGACCCCTGTCAATTTGGCAAGCGTCATTTCCGACCCCGGGCTGACCGCAGAGCGCGGTCGGTTGACTCGGTCCACCCACTTCCATAGCCTACCTGCCGATGCTGGTCCGCCGCACTGCATGCACAGTAGCTGTGGGACTGACGGTGTTGCTGACGGCGGGATGTTCGGCCCGGTCCCGCCCGGCGCCGCCGCTGATCGATGTGCGCAAGTTCGTCGATCTCTCTTACTCGTTCGGCCCGGACACCATCTACTGGCCCACGGCCGAGTCCTTTACCCTGACCCCGGTGTCACATGGCCGCACGCCACTGGGGTACTGGTACGCCGCCAACAACCTTTCCATGGCCGAACACGGCGGCACCCACATGGATGCGCCCATTCATTTCGCCGAGGGTGGCCACACCGTTGATACGGTCTCCCTCCACTCCTGCATAGGGCCGGCGGCCGTGATCGATGTTCGTATGCAAAGCGCGGCGGACCGTGACTACCGCCTCACGGTTGACGACATCAAGGGATGGGAGCGACGCAACGGACGTCTTCCTCCCGGTGCCCTCGTCATCATGTGGAGCGGATGGGGAAAGTTCTGGCCGGACAAGCTTCGCTACCTCGGGACGGACCAAAAGGGGGACGTCGGCCACCTGCATTTCCCAGGCTTCTCAAAAGAAGCGGCGGAGTTCCTGGTCAAAGAGCGTGACGTCGCCGCCATCGGGGTCGACACCGCCAGCATCGATTACGGCCAGTCCACCGACTTCATGGTCCACCAGGTCATCAATGGCGCCGGCAAGCCTGCCTTCGAGAATCTGGCGAACGTGGATCGGCTGCCTGCAAACGGCGCAACCCTGATGGCGCTGCCGATCAAGATTGCCGGCGGCAGCGGCGCGCCGGCGCGCATCGTCGCCATCCTGCCATAGCTGGTTCATGGTCAGGGGGTCGCTACTGACATGGGCGCTGACCGCGGCGCTTGGGATGCTGCTCCACGCTTGCGCTGAGCCAACGCCCTCTCCCACGGCGCCATCGGCTCCCAAGGTCACTTTCCAAGACGTCCGCTACGACTTCGGTGTTGCGGATCAGGGAGCGAAGGTCACCCACACCTACCGGTTCAGGAACACTGGTGGCCTCGATCTGAATGTTGACAATCTGCGGACGTCGTGCGGCTGCGCGGCGGCAGTGACCTCGGCTCGCACCCTTCCGCCCGGAGGTGAAGGAGCGATCGAGGTGGTTTTCGACACCACGGACTCCCTCGGGGACCAGAGCAGAACCATTACCGTCTATTCCAATGACCCGGCCCAGCCGGTGAGCACGCTCACGCTGAGCGGCCGCGTCGACGCGGACGTCGCTGTCGATCCGCCACGACTGTACGTCGGCCACGTGATTCGCGGCCAGACTGCATCGAACAGCGTACGCATCGTCGGTGCTGCCGCGGCTGCTTCGGTGGAAACCCGGGGAAATGTAATTGCAGGGACATTCAGCCCCGCCCCGCCGGGCGGCGGCAGCAGGCGGCTGCAAGTTGCCGTCAAGCAGGATGCGCCACTCGGCAAATTCGAGGAAACCGTCGCCCTCCACACCGGCAACCAGCGGCATCCGCTTCTGACCGTGCCGATCACCGGCATAGTGGACGGTGATGTCGTGGTCTCACCGGCGCAGCTGAGTTTTGGCGTGACCGCGCCGGGCGCCGGGGCGTCACTGATGCTCGGCCTGCACAATCGCGGCAAGCAGCCGGTGCACATCAGAGCCGTTCATCTGACGCCCGCGGTCGGTGTCGCAGCCGTGACGACGGTCCGCGACGGCGAGGACTACCGGGTGACGGTCACGCTGAGCGCAGGTCTGCACCCAGGGAAGATTTCCGGGACGCTGGACGTGGACACCGATCATCCCGAGCAGCCACACATCCTCGTGCCGTTCTCGGCCCGGGTGGCGGAGAAGTCGTAGTGGCGAACGTCAAACATAGAGAGCTGCGGCCGTATCGGTTCCCGGCGGGCAAACGATTCGACGTTGTCGGCTTCGGCCTGAGTAGCGTCGACCATCTCTGTATCGTCAATCGCCATCCCCGCCTGGATTCGAAGCAGCAGATTGTAACTTACGACCAGCAGCCGGGCGGCCAGGTGCCCACGGCGCTGGTGGCGCTGCAGCGCTGGGGTTTGCGCACCGCGTATGTGGGCACCTTCGGCGATGACGCCGGTGGCGCCTCGTCGCGTGCCGCGCTGGCAGACGAGGGCGTTGACCTCTCGGCCTGCGTCACCCGCCACAACACGCGCCAGCAAGTGTCGGTGATCCTGATCGACGAAGTATCGGGAGAGCGGTCGGTGTTGTCGGAACGAGTCCCTGAGCTGGTGCTGCATGCCGACGAGCTGCCGCGCCAGTCGTTGACCAACGGCAGCGTCCTGCTGATGGACGCCGTCGACATGCCGGCAGCGATTGTCGCGGCACGGGCTGCGAAGGACGAGGGCATCCTGACGGTGCTCGACACCGACACGCCAGCGCCCCGGATCGACGAGCTACTGCGACTGACGGACGTGTTGATCGTCGGCGCCGAATTCCCGGCGCGACTCACCGGCATCAGCGATTTGCGCAAAGCCTTGCGGCACACCGCCAAGCGCGGTCCGTGGTTCGCCGGCGTCACCCTCGGCCCCGGTGGTGCGCTGGCGCTGGTGCACGGTGCGTTGCACTACGTTCCGGCCTTCCGCGTGCCCGTCGTTGACAGCACTGGCGCCGGCGACATCTTCCACGCCGGCAGCATCTACGGACTGCTGCAAGGGTGGCCGGTTCCGGACATCCTGCGGTTCGCCTCGGCTGCCGCCGCGCTCAAGTGTGAGAAGCTGGGCGGCCGTCCCGGCATTCCGAGCTTGGAGCGTGCCACCGCTCTGGCGCGTTCAGGCTGAGGAACGTCGCTCATTGCCCTTCATGCGGCTGGGTCGCTGCCTCGAGCGACCGCAGCCCTATTGCGCCGTTCTGCCTCTGTGTCCGTTCTGCCTCTGTTGACCCGGACAGGGCGTCGGCATAGGACGACACGGGAGGCAGTGAGATGCGATTCGGACTGAATGTCGGCTACCCCGGCGCTCGAATGACCATCAACATCGAACTGGTCAAGGAAGCCGACCGCCTGGGGTTCCATTCGGTCTGGTCCGCTGAGGCGTATGGGTCGGACGCCGTGACGCCGTTGGCCTGGATTGCGGGCCAGACGCAGCGGATCAACCTGGGTACGGCAATCATGCAGATGCCCGCCCGCACCCCGGCCATGACGGCAATGACGGCGACCACGCTCGATCAGCTTTCCGGTGGTCGCTTCTTGCTCGGCCTCGGCCCCTCCGGCCCGCAAGTGGTCGAAGGGTGGCACGGTGTGCCCTACGGCAAACCGCTGGCCCGCACGCGCGAGTACGTCGAGATCGTTCGCCAGATCTGGGCGCGAGAACAACCCCTCCAACATCAGGGAGTGCACTACCAGATTCCGTACAACGGTCCCGGCTCCTCAGGTTTGGGCAAGCCGCTCAAGAGCATCCTGCATGGCCGGCAAATTCCGATCTATCTCGCCTCCATCGGGCCAAAGAGCGTCGAGCTGACGGCGGAGGTCGCCAATGGCTGGATACCGGTGTGGTATTCGCCCTATCGCACGAGTGTCTACCGCGACGCTTTAGAGGCTGGGTTCCGCAAAGCCGGCGGCGGCAAGGGCGTCCACAACTTCGACATTGCACCGGCGGTAGCCGTGGTGCTGGGCGACGACGTCGGCGCGTGTTTGAGTTTCATCAAGCCGGTACTGGCCCTCTACATCGGCGGCATGGGCGCGCGCGGCAAGAACTTCTACAACGACCTCGCATGCCGCTACGGTTTCGAAGAAGCGGCGAAGAAGATCCAGGACCTGTACCTCAGCGGGAAGAAGGACGAGGCCGCCGCGGCGGTGCCGGATACGCTCGCAGACGAGGTGTCGCTGGTCGGACCAAAGGAGCGTATCCGTGATCGTCTGGCTGCCTGGCGCGAGTGCGGCGTGACGACGTTGATGTGCGGTTTGATGCAAATCGAAGCCGTGCGGGCGCTGGCAGAGATTGGAGCGTAAGAGAGCGATGACGTCACTGCCGCTGGCGGATGTTCGTATTCTCGCCTTCACCCAGCTGGGTGCTGGCCCCTATGCCATGACCATGCTGGGCGACCTGGGTGCCGAGATCATCAAGATCGAAGATCCGACGATCGGCGGCGACGAGGCGCGGAGCGTCCCGCCGTATGCCGCCGATGGCGACAGCCCGTACTTCCAGTCGTTCAACCGCAACGCCAAGTCGCTGACGCTCAACCTCCGCACGCCTCAAGGCCAGGAGGTGTTCCACCGTTTCGCGCGCGTGTCGAATGCCGTCTACGCCAACGCGCGTGGCGACTTGCCGGCAAAGCTCGGGCTGGATTACGCCAGCTTGAAGGAGTTCAACCCGCGCCTCGTCTGTTGTTCACTGTCGGGGTTCGGCAAGACCGGTCCGCGCGCCGCCGAACCGGGCTACGACTTTCTCATGCAAGCACTGGCCGGCTTCATGAGCGTCAGCGGCGATCCGGGTTCGCCGCCGACGCGATGCGGCGTGTCCGTCGTCGATTTCTCCGGCGGTCTGACCTCGGCCGTGGGATTGTTGATCGGTTTGTTGCGTGCGCGCGAGACCGGCATCGGTTGTGATGTTGACGTCAGCTTGCTCGACACCGCGATCTCGATGCTCAACTACCTCGCGGTGTGGAGCTTGAAAGGCTACCGCCTCGAACGCCAGCCCGACTCCGCGCACCAAACGCTGGTGCCCTCACAGAACTTCCCGACCCAGGACGGCAACATCGTCATCATGTGCATGAAGGAAAAGTTCTGGCAGCGACTGGCCGATCGGATCGGGGTGTCGCATCTGAAAGACGATGCGCGCTTTCGCACGATTCAGGACCGCCTCACGCACCGCCATGAGCTGATTCCCTTACTCAAAGAGGTGCTGCGCACCAAGACCACGGATGAGTGGCTCGGGGTCCTGCGCGGGCACGTGCCGTGCGCCCCGGTGTACAGCGTCGAACAGGCGCTCCAGGATGAGCAGGTGTTGGCACGGGAGATGGTGACCACCGTCGAGCACGCCCAGTTCGGCCCCCTGCGTCAAGTCGGCTGTCCCATCAAGATCGACGACGTGCGGCCGCGCTATAAGCCAGCCTCACGGCTGGGCGCCGACACCGACGAGCTGCTGCACGAGCTGCTCGGTCTGTCGCACGTGGAGATCGAACGCTTGCGGGAGCGCGGCGCCATCTGAAGACAGTTGAGAGCTGGTGGCGCGGGCGGCCGCGACATCGGTTCGATTGCGAAGGGTGAATAGGTTACGAAATCTGGCCCGCTTCATTTCGGACCACATCGAGTCTGCGCCGGGTTCTCATTGCCCTTTGAACTGCGGCTTGCGTTTACTGAGAAACGCCATTACGCCCTCACGGAAGTCTTCCGTATCGCCGAGGATCCGCTGGGAGTCGCGCTCCAGATCGAGTTGCTCGGATAGCGTGTTCAGCTCCGCAGCGTCGAGGGCGCGTTTGATGTGGCCGAAACACTGCCGAGGCCCCGCCGCAAGGCGCCGCGCGATCCGCTGCGCCTCCTCCATCAGCATATCGTCAACGACGCATTTCCAGATCAGGCCCCATTGCTCGGCTTGCTGGGCTGTGAGCCGGTCTCCGAGCAAAGCGAGGCCGCGGGCCCGCGCACGACCAAGCAGGCGAACGAGGAAGTACGTACACCCCATGTCGGGCACCAGCCCCAGCTGCGGCCCAAACACCTGGACGAACTGCGCTGAGCGCGCCGCGACGACGATGTCGGCCACCAACGCCAGGCCGACGCCGCCGCCAGCCGCGACCCCGTTGACGGCCGCAATCAGCGGCTTGGCCAACGCCGCG of Candidatus Binatia bacterium contains these proteins:
- a CDS encoding biopolymer transporter ExbD, with the translated sequence MALGSLKRRARSPIMSDINITPLTDIFLVLLIIFMVTSAAMVESGAKISLPEVDSTSSQPREVTITVTPNHDIYINSTLTAYEDLEGVIHGLVSARPDIPVVLEGDREVLFGDAVKILAIAQKAGATQIAIAAERRQGS
- a CDS encoding MotA/TolQ/ExbB proton channel family protein, which encodes MEGLSVLDMIQTGWIATYPLILFSVVTLSIVLERVWSLRNLVSGSLSLASTICPPLERGDFNTALRASQGQATSPAGRIFADVLARHQSDSMEYLSGLTEDKRFEELEALKGPLWVLGTIGSSAPFIGLFGTVVGIVKAFHNMAIMGSGGFSVVAAGISEALIATALGLVVAILAVIFYNYFQTRIERIEAALTIASNRVLDAIHLGRQSSGAR
- a CDS encoding cyclase family protein, with the protein product MGLTVLLTAGCSARSRPAPPLIDVRKFVDLSYSFGPDTIYWPTAESFTLTPVSHGRTPLGYWYAANNLSMAEHGGTHMDAPIHFAEGGHTVDTVSLHSCIGPAAVIDVRMQSAADRDYRLTVDDIKGWERRNGRLPPGALVIMWSGWGKFWPDKLRYLGTDQKGDVGHLHFPGFSKEAAEFLVKERDVAAIGVDTASIDYGQSTDFMVHQVINGAGKPAFENLANVDRLPANGATLMALPIKIAGGSGAPARIVAILP
- a CDS encoding DUF1573 domain-containing protein, whose amino-acid sequence is MLLHACAEPTPSPTAPSAPKVTFQDVRYDFGVADQGAKVTHTYRFRNTGGLDLNVDNLRTSCGCAAAVTSARTLPPGGEGAIEVVFDTTDSLGDQSRTITVYSNDPAQPVSTLTLSGRVDADVAVDPPRLYVGHVIRGQTASNSVRIVGAAAAASVETRGNVIAGTFSPAPPGGGSRRLQVAVKQDAPLGKFEETVALHTGNQRHPLLTVPITGIVDGDVVVSPAQLSFGVTAPGAGASLMLGLHNRGKQPVHIRAVHLTPAVGVAAVTTVRDGEDYRVTVTLSAGLHPGKISGTLDVDTDHPEQPHILVPFSARVAEKS
- a CDS encoding PfkB family carbohydrate kinase, whose translation is MANVKHRELRPYRFPAGKRFDVVGFGLSSVDHLCIVNRHPRLDSKQQIVTYDQQPGGQVPTALVALQRWGLRTAYVGTFGDDAGGASSRAALADEGVDLSACVTRHNTRQQVSVILIDEVSGERSVLSERVPELVLHADELPRQSLTNGSVLLMDAVDMPAAIVAARAAKDEGILTVLDTDTPAPRIDELLRLTDVLIVGAEFPARLTGISDLRKALRHTAKRGPWFAGVTLGPGGALALVHGALHYVPAFRVPVVDSTGAGDIFHAGSIYGLLQGWPVPDILRFASAAAALKCEKLGGRPGIPSLERATALARSG
- a CDS encoding LLM class F420-dependent oxidoreductase; its protein translation is MRFGLNVGYPGARMTINIELVKEADRLGFHSVWSAEAYGSDAVTPLAWIAGQTQRINLGTAIMQMPARTPAMTAMTATTLDQLSGGRFLLGLGPSGPQVVEGWHGVPYGKPLARTREYVEIVRQIWAREQPLQHQGVHYQIPYNGPGSSGLGKPLKSILHGRQIPIYLASIGPKSVELTAEVANGWIPVWYSPYRTSVYRDALEAGFRKAGGGKGVHNFDIAPAVAVVLGDDVGACLSFIKPVLALYIGGMGARGKNFYNDLACRYGFEEAAKKIQDLYLSGKKDEAAAAVPDTLADEVSLVGPKERIRDRLAAWRECGVTTLMCGLMQIEAVRALAEIGA
- a CDS encoding CoA transferase, with the translated sequence MTSLPLADVRILAFTQLGAGPYAMTMLGDLGAEIIKIEDPTIGGDEARSVPPYAADGDSPYFQSFNRNAKSLTLNLRTPQGQEVFHRFARVSNAVYANARGDLPAKLGLDYASLKEFNPRLVCCSLSGFGKTGPRAAEPGYDFLMQALAGFMSVSGDPGSPPTRCGVSVVDFSGGLTSAVGLLIGLLRARETGIGCDVDVSLLDTAISMLNYLAVWSLKGYRLERQPDSAHQTLVPSQNFPTQDGNIVIMCMKEKFWQRLADRIGVSHLKDDARFRTIQDRLTHRHELIPLLKEVLRTKTTDEWLGVLRGHVPCAPVYSVEQALQDEQVLAREMVTTVEHAQFGPLRQVGCPIKIDDVRPRYKPASRLGADTDELLHELLGLSHVEIERLRERGAI
- a CDS encoding enoyl-CoA hydratase-related protein, which gives rise to MTFETVKLTRNTDGTAVLTLDRPAVLNSINQQMIDELRAVIADVAHDEGTQVLILTGAGRAFCAGADLGAGGDREPGLSIGEGIHRSMDRGFNPLVRDLAALAKPLIAAVNGVAAGGGVGLALVADIVVAARSAQFVQVFGPQLGLVPDMGCTYFLVRLLGRARARGLALLGDRLTAQQAEQWGLIWKCVVDDMLMEEAQRIARRLAAGPRQCFGHIKRALDAAELNTLSEQLDLERDSQRILGDTEDFREGVMAFLSKRKPQFKGQ